A stretch of DNA from Thermomicrobiales bacterium:
TGCACGATATCAACTTCGCCTCCTGTTACTCTGACCATATCGTCGCTATGGCCAATGGCAAGGTGCTCTATCACACCACTCCGATGGAGTTGATGACCACCGAGACACTCTCCGTCATTTATGGCCTCGATGTCGAGGTTCAGGAGATCGCCGGGAACCGTATCGGGATCTACTACCGCTGATTCAGGGCGATTCGCCTGTCATCCAGCGCACGGTCTCCAGTCCCACGATCTCCATTGCCGGCATGCCACTCGCATCGGTCACGAACTGCACCACTGCTCCGGGAGCGACCCCGCTGGCCATGACGTAGCTCCCGTCAGGCAATGCCAAGATGGGGATTGCACGGGAGCTTTGCCGAAGCAGCAGCGTCCCAACATCATCGAATCCAAGGCTCCAGCCACGCTCGTAGAAGCCAATCCAGGCCGCGATCTTCGCCTCGTCGGCCGGCGTGGCGGCAGCGGCGAGATCGGTCAATGCTTGAGCAGCAGCCCGATACTGTGAGACCGCGGCATCAGCCGCGCCGATGTTGAGACCGTACAAGGTCTCGACAAACAGCGCGGAGACGTATTGCACGTATCCCAATCCGCGCGAAAGCGGCCCGACATTCGTGTTGACGACGAGTCCAATCCCATCGTCAGGCAACAGCGCCAGGAAGGTGGTAAAACCGTCGATTCCGCCGGCATGTGAGACCAAGCGGCGCCCTCCACGATAGGTGAAATCGAGCCATCCCATACCGTATCCGGAACGGACGAGATCGGGGTTCGTCTCGGTATCGAAGGGGACATCGACATTCGAAGCCCAGCACTCCGCTAGGTTCTTTTCGGAGACAACACGCGTCCCGTCGTTCGCCACTCCTCGATTGAGTTGCATCATGACGTAGCGTGTCATCTCGTCATGGGTAGCTAGCGTTCCACCGGCAGGCGCGTAGCTGCCGACTGGGGCAAATGGTTGCCGCGCGGTTCCGTGCGAGAAATCGGGACCATAGCCGGTCGCATACTCTGCGGTGAACGGTCTCG
This window harbors:
- a CDS encoding serine hydrolase domain-containing protein — encoded protein: MSTFMDHRLTRRTFVKSAGASTAIAATLLASSSSSAQEATPTASSGLDWGRFDTSIETAQSTFDMVGVAVSVVVGDEIAYRRMFGVRDLETGTPVTPETHFLVASTTKSMTSLLVATYVDEGVLDWDQRVREVFPDFRAPTAELTDTLRVRDMLNMSSGIGEPDAVSAFHQGDPTTPQLLQMLSGLPVIGAPGDQFFYNGTVYSVGGYLPALALGVDPSEIGSTYASQMSERVYGPTGMSSARIADDPRPFTAEYATGYGPDFSHGTARQPFAPVGSYAPAGGTLATHDEMTRYVMMQLNRGVANDGTRVVSEKNLAECWASNVDVPFDTETNPDLVRSGYGMGWLDFTYRGGRRLVSHAGGIDGFTTFLALLPDDGIGLVVNTNVGPLSRGLGYVQYVSALFVETLYGLNIGAADAAVSQYRAAAQALTDLAAAATPADEAKIAAWIGFYERGWSLGFDDVGTLLLRQSSRAIPILALPDGSYVMASGVAPGAVVQFVTDASGMPAMEIVGLETVRWMTGESP